The following proteins are co-located in the Fimbriiglobus ruber genome:
- a CDS encoding beta strand repeat-containing protein, with protein sequence MTSPFQDIQKAVNAAAASGDTIEVAAGTYEYVQSLDVNYQYLGETGVVSIVNKSISILGGYNGTFTARDPSANLTVIDGQGVNRGVFLSSPGQVGLAGLTMDGFTIQNGLAVPPKNVTNATLSNNNVLVDAWGGGMDATQSFLTLSNTVFQNNTAQGLDGSTEGLAYGGVGAGGGLAFRGMSGTVTLANVSFVGNKAVGGVGQSAGGFGQGGGLIGGANSTLQAANLTFSNNQSVGGSTTGSGVNPVAGNLADGQGGAMVLTSASGSVNGVTATNNSTEGGGAPNGRAGGGFGGGLYFENDTTMSVSNINVRNNTAQGGTGATAGLTYGGGVEVFQSTPTFVNGFVVGNTSLGGIGLNGGSKGAPQGGGMAFHTTTALSTPATITNFVVAGNKADMTAQPGSNLNGGGGGGISVQDMSVNITQSTIDNNSINENSLSGSGVLVFSDLIPNPVLTIQYSIIADHNDPSASAVMAFKGSTANLSHDLYYNNRINDNSSGTPAGPVGPGSFNEQGILAGNPLFTSPGAPNFDYGLQPGSAAIGQAAGTTTTVDVYNQPRGSAPDLGAIQGLTPTAPPVVVGPTTLTDGQVGTPYSQTLTASGPTGPFAFTVTVGSLPAGLTLSAAGALTGTPTTTGTNTFTVTATAPTGAFGSHSYALLTLSSSTVPPSPPSPPSPPSPPSPPVSPPPPYAPVFAVGADAGGAPVVESYNADGTQALGQTNAFDASFTGGVRVASADFNNDGIEDIAVGTGPGTPNEVSILDGKTGAVITTFQPFEATFTGGVFVAVGNLTSDGVPDLVVTPDQTGGPVVAVYDGAKLVQGLAAGQPNGQPAQINRFFGIDDPNFRGGARAAVGDINGDGVADIVVAAGFGGGPRIAGFDGASVASGAANPTKLFGDFFAFEPSLTNGTYVAVGDINGDGHADVVVGGGPGGGPRVTVFDGASLLSNVQTPIADFFAGDPNNRGGVRVAVKNLDGSANMGLVVGSGAGAGSNVTAYTGKAILANPGSPASLFDFDALSGFTGGVFVG encoded by the coding sequence TTGACTTCACCGTTCCAAGACATCCAGAAGGCCGTGAATGCCGCCGCCGCGTCCGGCGACACGATCGAGGTCGCGGCCGGGACTTATGAATACGTCCAAAGTCTCGATGTCAATTATCAATACTTGGGCGAGACCGGGGTTGTCTCGATTGTTAACAAGTCGATTTCGATCCTGGGCGGGTACAACGGGACTTTCACCGCCCGCGACCCCTCCGCGAATTTGACCGTTATCGACGGCCAAGGTGTCAACCGTGGCGTGTTCTTGTCGAGCCCCGGCCAGGTCGGCTTGGCCGGTTTGACGATGGACGGTTTCACGATTCAAAACGGCCTGGCGGTCCCGCCCAAAAATGTCACGAACGCGACACTTTCCAACAACAACGTCTTGGTCGACGCGTGGGGCGGCGGGATGGACGCGACGCAGTCCTTTCTGACACTCAGCAATACGGTCTTCCAAAACAACACCGCTCAGGGGCTCGACGGTTCTACTGAGGGGCTCGCGTACGGCGGCGTCGGCGCCGGCGGCGGGCTGGCATTTCGCGGGATGTCTGGCACCGTAACCCTCGCAAACGTGTCGTTCGTCGGAAACAAAGCCGTCGGCGGAGTCGGCCAGAGCGCCGGCGGTTTCGGCCAGGGGGGCGGTTTGATCGGTGGGGCCAATTCGACACTCCAAGCCGCCAACCTGACGTTCAGCAATAACCAGTCGGTGGGCGGATCGACGACGGGCAGCGGGGTCAATCCGGTCGCCGGCAACCTGGCGGACGGCCAGGGCGGTGCGATGGTTTTGACGTCGGCGAGCGGCAGTGTGAACGGGGTTACGGCCACGAATAATTCGACCGAAGGAGGGGGCGCCCCGAACGGCAGAGCCGGGGGCGGTTTCGGCGGGGGCTTGTATTTTGAAAACGACACGACCATGAGCGTGTCCAACATTAATGTCCGAAACAACACCGCCCAGGGCGGGACCGGTGCCACCGCCGGCCTGACGTACGGCGGGGGGGTCGAGGTCTTTCAGTCGACGCCCACGTTCGTCAATGGTTTCGTGGTCGGCAACACGTCCCTCGGCGGGATCGGCCTCAACGGGGGTTCAAAGGGCGCGCCCCAGGGCGGTGGGATGGCTTTCCACACGACTACGGCCCTGAGTACCCCCGCCACGATTACGAATTTTGTCGTCGCCGGGAACAAAGCCGACATGACCGCTCAACCGGGGAGCAATCTGAACGGGGGGGGCGGTGGCGGGATATCGGTCCAGGACATGAGCGTGAACATCACCCAGTCCACGATCGACAACAACTCGATCAACGAGAACTCGCTGTCGGGGTCCGGCGTCCTCGTATTCAGCGATCTCATTCCGAATCCCGTACTGACAATTCAGTACAGCATCATCGCCGACCACAACGACCCGTCGGCCTCGGCCGTCATGGCGTTTAAGGGGAGTACGGCCAACCTGTCCCACGATTTGTATTACAACAACAGAATCAACGACAATTCGAGCGGCACCCCGGCCGGGCCGGTCGGGCCGGGTTCTTTCAACGAACAGGGCATCCTTGCCGGGAACCCACTTTTCACGTCGCCCGGCGCCCCGAATTTCGACTACGGGCTCCAACCAGGGTCGGCCGCGATCGGACAGGCCGCCGGCACAACGACCACGGTCGACGTGTACAACCAACCGCGCGGGAGCGCTCCCGACCTCGGGGCGATCCAGGGCCTGACCCCGACGGCTCCACCCGTAGTCGTTGGTCCCACGACTTTGACGGACGGTCAGGTCGGGACTCCTTACTCCCAGACATTGACCGCGTCCGGTCCGACCGGTCCGTTCGCGTTCACGGTCACAGTCGGCTCTCTGCCGGCGGGGTTGACTCTTTCGGCAGCGGGTGCGTTGACGGGCACCCCGACGACGACCGGAACGAATACGTTCACCGTGACGGCGACCGCCCCCACAGGCGCTTTCGGCAGCCATTCATACGCATTGTTGACCCTCAGTTCTAGCACGGTTCCGCCATCCCCGCCATCCCCGCCATCCCCGCCATCCCCGCCATCCCCGCCGGTCTCGCCGCCCCCGCCCTACGCCCCCGTGTTCGCCGTCGGGGCCGACGCGGGTGGGGCGCCCGTCGTCGAGTCCTACAACGCGGACGGTACGCAGGCTCTCGGGCAGACGAACGCGTTCGACGCGTCGTTCACCGGCGGAGTCCGGGTGGCTTCCGCGGACTTTAACAACGACGGAATCGAAGACATCGCGGTCGGGACCGGTCCGGGGACGCCGAACGAGGTTTCCATTCTGGACGGCAAGACCGGGGCCGTCATCACCACCTTCCAGCCGTTCGAGGCGACTTTTACCGGCGGCGTTTTCGTGGCCGTCGGAAACTTGACCAGTGACGGCGTCCCGGACCTGGTGGTGACCCCCGACCAGACCGGCGGCCCGGTCGTGGCGGTGTACGACGGGGCCAAACTCGTCCAGGGGCTCGCGGCCGGTCAACCTAACGGCCAACCGGCCCAGATCAACCGCTTCTTCGGCATCGACGACCCGAACTTCCGGGGCGGGGCCCGGGCGGCCGTCGGCGACATCAACGGGGACGGGGTGGCCGACATCGTGGTGGCGGCCGGGTTCGGCGGCGGCCCGCGGATCGCCGGGTTCGACGGGGCGTCGGTCGCGTCCGGCGCCGCCAATCCGACAAAGCTGTTCGGCGACTTCTTCGCGTTCGAGCCGTCGCTGACGAACGGAACCTATGTGGCCGTCGGCGACATCAACGGCGACGGCCACGCGGACGTGGTGGTCGGGGGCGGCCCCGGCGGCGGCCCGCGGGTGACCGTGTTCGACGGGGCATCGCTCCTGTCGAACGTCCAGACGCCGATCGCCGACTTCTTCGCCGGCGACCCGAACAACCGGGGCGGCGTGCGGGTCGCGGTCAAGAACCTGGACGGCAGCGCGAACATGGGTCTGGTGGTCGGCTCGGGGGCGGGGGCGGGATCGAATGTGACCGCGTACACCGGCAAAGCCATTCTGGCCAACCCGGGATCGCCGGCGTCGCTGTTCGATTTCGACGCGCTGTCAGGTTTCACCGGCGGAGTGTTCGTCGGCTGA
- a CDS encoding Gfo/Idh/MocA family protein, whose amino-acid sequence MIKLGILDFDSSHSVEFTKRINHIGIAEEQWVDGAKVVVGCPGESKLSPERIPEYTAAMKKFGVPLVDKPEDMLGKVDAMLIEAVDGSVHWERAKPFLEAGVPCYVDKPFACSLDDARKLVDLSAKKKLPMFSSSSLRFAPEVVDYAADAKHGKLEGCVVYGPASLHERNPGLFHYGIHAAEILYTLMGPGCVRVTCTHEVGTDVATGQWKDGRVATVRGIRAGASGFGFVAFAEKGIKAQTIGMGVIYRELLKKVIETFKTGKPPIDPAETLEIVAFIAAAYKSANNHGAGESVKV is encoded by the coding sequence ATGATCAAGCTCGGCATTTTGGACTTCGACTCGTCTCACAGCGTCGAGTTCACCAAGCGCATCAACCACATTGGCATCGCAGAGGAGCAATGGGTGGACGGGGCGAAGGTGGTCGTCGGGTGCCCCGGCGAGTCGAAACTTTCGCCGGAGCGGATTCCCGAATACACGGCCGCCATGAAAAAGTTCGGCGTTCCACTCGTGGACAAGCCCGAAGACATGCTCGGGAAAGTCGACGCGATGCTGATCGAGGCCGTGGACGGGTCGGTCCACTGGGAGCGGGCAAAGCCGTTCCTCGAAGCCGGCGTCCCGTGCTACGTGGACAAGCCGTTCGCCTGTTCACTCGACGACGCCCGAAAACTCGTCGATCTTTCGGCCAAGAAGAAGCTGCCGATGTTCAGTTCTTCGTCGCTGCGGTTCGCCCCAGAGGTAGTCGACTACGCCGCCGACGCGAAACACGGCAAGCTCGAAGGGTGCGTCGTGTACGGTCCGGCCTCTCTGCACGAACGGAATCCGGGCCTCTTCCACTACGGCATCCACGCCGCCGAGATCCTTTACACGCTCATGGGGCCGGGGTGCGTCCGGGTGACGTGCACGCACGAGGTCGGGACCGACGTAGCCACCGGGCAGTGGAAAGACGGCCGCGTGGCGACGGTCCGCGGCATCCGCGCCGGCGCGAGCGGCTTCGGGTTCGTGGCGTTCGCCGAGAAGGGGATCAAAGCCCAGACCATCGGCATGGGCGTGATCTACCGCGAACTGCTCAAGAAAGTGATCGAAACCTTCAAGACCGGAAAACCCCCGATCGACCCGGCCGAGACGCTCGAAATCGTCGCGTTCATCGCGGCGGCGTACAAGAGCGCGAACAACCACGGGGCGGGGGAGAGCGTCAAAGTTTGA
- a CDS encoding FHA domain-containing protein, protein MDVYLVVAKGNHEGQRIPIRVKRFLIGRNPGCSLRAASDAISREHCEIMIYEDLVLVRDLNSTNGTIVNGEEILDEPHELYAGDLLEVGPLAFTICVEYPVPASDDNATVVSGLDPTALAIVSGSAGESEPEAAADRDLQMPEEHDEATPPRVVNPVETSEPRSHKKTPPSRQPDSLPASPSAGLGTQKPPANKPVLPANQVDIGIDAPSSGTFSSQITGSGAQSSSGPPSRQAAANAPKSQGGESKILVQKNLEDLEGVSKTAQHLLMKMKPRPRPKPGDV, encoded by the coding sequence ATGGACGTGTACCTGGTCGTGGCGAAGGGAAATCACGAAGGGCAGCGTATTCCGATTCGGGTCAAGCGGTTTTTGATCGGCCGGAATCCGGGCTGTTCCTTGCGGGCGGCGAGCGACGCGATTAGCCGCGAACATTGCGAGATCATGATTTATGAAGATCTCGTGTTGGTACGAGATCTCAATAGCACGAACGGAACAATCGTTAACGGTGAAGAAATCCTCGACGAGCCGCATGAGTTGTACGCGGGCGACCTGCTCGAAGTCGGTCCCCTCGCATTCACCATTTGCGTCGAGTATCCCGTGCCCGCCTCCGACGACAACGCGACTGTCGTTTCGGGACTCGATCCCACCGCGCTGGCGATCGTTTCGGGAAGTGCCGGCGAATCGGAGCCCGAGGCGGCTGCGGATCGCGATCTGCAAATGCCCGAAGAACACGACGAAGCCACGCCGCCTCGCGTTGTGAATCCGGTAGAAACTTCGGAACCGCGAAGTCACAAAAAGACTCCTCCTTCGCGACAACCTGATTCCCTACCCGCGTCCCCTTCGGCCGGGCTGGGCACTCAAAAGCCGCCTGCGAACAAGCCCGTTCTGCCGGCCAACCAGGTGGATATTGGAATAGACGCGCCGTCTTCTGGTACTTTTTCATCTCAGATCACCGGCTCGGGGGCGCAATCGTCTTCCGGCCCCCCGTCCCGGCAAGCGGCGGCAAATGCTCCCAAATCACAGGGCGGTGAGTCGAAGATCTTGGTTCAGAAGAACCTGGAAGACCTCGAAGGGGTTTCCAAGACCGCACAACACCTCCTCATGAAGATGAAACCCAGACCGCGACCAAAGCCGGGAGATGTGTAA
- a CDS encoding DUF1501 domain-containing protein: MNPVIPLAFDSNGAPLSRRDLFRRVGTGVGALGLAGVLADQKASAAVEAVVANPLAAKKPHFAPKAKHIIHLFMNGGPSQVDTFDPKPALEKYHGQKPPAATLKTERGTGPLLKSPYKFKKCGQSGIEVSEIYPELGKCVDDLCVIRSMHTDVPNHEPGLLLMTCGNTQPIRPSMGSWLGYGLGTENQNLPGFVVLCPGKPVVGPQLWASSFLPGIYQGCHIRNLDPKRVVDHITNNYLGRDSQRHQLDLLNKLNESHRATRPADPNLDARIQSLEVAFRMQTDAQEAFDLSREKQTTREEYGKGYFAEACLAARRLVERGVRTVQVFYGDGQPWDDHGNIESGHRNKAKDSDKAIAALLRDLKNLGLLKDTLVLWGGEFGRTPTSEGGTGRDHNHHGFSVWLAGGGVKGGMTYGATDEFGFAAVDKKVHVHDLHATMLHLMGIDHEKLTYRYSGRDFRLTDVHGRVVSEIIA; encoded by the coding sequence ATGAACCCGGTCATTCCCCTCGCTTTCGACTCGAACGGTGCCCCGTTATCGCGGCGCGACCTTTTCCGCCGCGTCGGGACCGGCGTCGGGGCGCTCGGTCTCGCGGGCGTACTCGCGGACCAGAAGGCTTCCGCCGCGGTAGAAGCAGTCGTCGCGAACCCGCTGGCGGCCAAGAAGCCGCACTTCGCGCCGAAAGCCAAGCACATCATCCACCTGTTCATGAACGGCGGGCCGAGTCAGGTCGACACCTTCGACCCGAAGCCGGCACTGGAAAAGTATCACGGCCAAAAGCCGCCTGCCGCGACGCTGAAGACCGAACGCGGCACCGGCCCGTTGCTGAAATCGCCGTACAAGTTTAAGAAATGCGGTCAGTCGGGCATTGAGGTCAGTGAGATCTACCCCGAACTCGGCAAATGCGTCGACGACCTGTGCGTCATCCGCTCGATGCACACGGACGTGCCGAACCACGAGCCTGGCTTACTGCTCATGACCTGCGGCAACACGCAACCGATCCGGCCGAGTATGGGTTCGTGGCTCGGGTACGGGTTGGGGACCGAGAACCAAAACCTACCCGGGTTCGTCGTGCTGTGCCCCGGCAAGCCGGTGGTCGGCCCGCAGCTCTGGGCGAGTAGTTTCCTGCCCGGGATTTACCAGGGCTGCCACATCCGCAACCTCGACCCGAAGCGGGTGGTCGACCACATCACGAACAACTACCTCGGCCGCGATTCGCAGCGCCACCAGCTGGATCTGCTCAATAAGCTCAACGAGTCCCACCGGGCCACCCGCCCGGCCGACCCGAACCTCGACGCGCGGATTCAGTCGCTCGAAGTCGCGTTCCGGATGCAGACGGACGCCCAGGAAGCGTTCGACCTGTCGCGCGAAAAGCAGACCACCCGGGAGGAATACGGCAAGGGCTACTTCGCGGAAGCCTGTCTCGCGGCCCGGCGACTCGTTGAACGGGGCGTCCGCACGGTCCAGGTCTTCTACGGCGACGGCCAACCCTGGGACGACCACGGCAACATCGAATCGGGCCACCGGAACAAGGCGAAGGACAGCGACAAGGCGATCGCCGCCCTGCTCCGCGACTTGAAGAATCTCGGCCTGTTGAAGGATACGCTCGTCCTCTGGGGCGGCGAATTCGGTCGCACGCCGACATCCGAGGGCGGCACCGGTCGCGACCACAACCACCACGGCTTCTCGGTCTGGCTCGCCGGCGGCGGCGTGAAGGGCGGCATGACCTACGGCGCGACCGACGAGTTCGGCTTCGCGGCCGTGGACAAGAAGGTCCACGTCCACGACTTGCACGCGACGATGCTCCACCTGATGGGCATCGACCACGAGAAGCTCACGTACCGGTACAGCGGCCGCGACTTCCGGTTGACCGACGTCCACGGCCGGGTGGTGTCGGAAATTATCGCGTAA